Below is a genomic region from Xiphophorus hellerii strain 12219 chromosome 1, Xiphophorus_hellerii-4.1, whole genome shotgun sequence.
AACCTGACTTTTTAAAGCTCATAGGAGCAGAGATATTTAAAGTAATAATGTTAGACGTGAAGGAGGTGTGACTTCAGAAAGATTTGTAAGGGGTGACAGGGGGGGCCTTGACTTCTTATTTAGTTGACATACCTTTGGCACAAACCTGAGTTTTcaataaacataattttctaaGATTTTCTACCATTCTTCTGTGCAGATTCTATCTAGCTCAGTCAGGATGGATAAGAAGAATCAATACAGACAGACATTTTCGGGTATTTACAGTggtattaaaggggcagtattacatATTTTACAGGCGTGTActggcattttatagcacaatcatgTTACATTTGTTATATATTATTTGCtatattatgaaaatatttgatataccaaacatgatttaaaagaaatctgactttgtaaTTAAACGCCTCaaaaactcttgctctttctgaaactcaactttcaggaagtcatcacatcaCTTCTCTCTTAACTCTTTCACAGCATTTTTTAACTCTTGTGTTTCATGGTGTTTAACGCTGCCAAGcttattttgtattctttacTTCATCGAAGGAAGACTTCAGTCAAGTTGGAATTATTTTAAggacaaataatgaaaaataaaatcactgaattTTAAGACTCTTGGCAAATGAATGCTTATGTAGCTGTTGTTTAAATAAGTCACGGACCAGTCCGAAGGTCTTAAATGCTATAATTTCAGAACcattaaaattttctgtcatGCCTATATCCTGTAATATGGAGGATTttaaaggacaaaataaaataaataaatacataattaaagCAACTGCTGATTACCCCGCCCCTTGAGTTTGATTGAATTATTTCATGGTGACGCTGCAGGAACAAGAACCAtggaataattaaaatatacatttatttaattatctgCAATGATGTAATGACctatttaattaattaactgtcaaataaattatttactgaagtatttatttatttatttcattttgtcccTTCTTAGCCTCTGCACTATGGCTTAAAtctatttaataaaatgctGGAGAACGTTCAGAGTTTTTCGGAGCAGTTGCCCCTCCCTTCCCTGTTTTTGTGCACTACCAGGTCACTCTCATTTCTCAGAGCGCTATGGGCTTGAAACTAAAGGACGGCACCCATTACTCCTATTGAGGGATTGCTCTTTTGTAAGTAAAGCTGTCGATAGCAATACATCTGATAAGCAGAGGTCAGGCTAGCTAACTTAGCCTGACTAATTAACCATAATTACATAAGTATGTAAGTGCGTCTATCAAATTCAGTTAGTGTTTATTCCATATTTTTATATctcttaaaaacagtttttacttgACCCTGTATGAAATCTTATTTCACTTTAAGTGACTGAAGTAGCAATTAACTCATAATTTTGctaaatatctttattttaaaaaagcatatttttaatttgttgctcTGGGTACATGAAATGGCTAGATAAATATCATAGAGTACATTAATATATCTCTAGTAATCAATATTATTACAGGAGCAACAATGTTGTaaatattgctttaaaattttttaaacaaatctttGCTGAAAATTCTTGAGTGAAAACCTGAAGCAATGGTACTTTTATTcaatgttttcaggtttttttttacaggaagcTATACTCAAATTAGTTTTAGATGGGTTTGTAATTAAGGTTTCAACTCATTGCTCATTATCCTTTCCTATCTTAAATTCATGCATAAAAATAGGGGTGGCTATGGTGCCACTGAAGGGCTGGTAGGCCATTTAACATCACAAACATGCAAATGCACAGCAGAACAACACAGAGCTGCTGCGTTCATCTGAATAATCTCTTTGATGGAATCTAGAAATATTCTCCCTCTGAGAATTCAAGAAAGAAGCCCAAGTGAGCGCAACTTTTATTCAGCgcatttggaaaataaatagcTTCAtcttatatttattacaaagcATCTAGAGACAGTAGCACACAGAGAGCACAGTTAAGAAAGCTAATCTTTGAAAACAGATTGAGTTAAGCGTCGAGGGTCTGTATCCGTTTTTGCAAGGGCTCATGGAAAAACAAACGCAattgtaaaactcaaaaaagatGAAGCCAtgtcacagaaaaacactgaTATACTGGTATGTTGAAAATACAAGACATAAACAGTAAGGTGGCGCATGAATATTTCTGGATGTTCCCTTGGTCATACAATTTTAATCACAGTGTTGATTTTTAAGAGCTAAAGGATCAGAGACGAAAAACAGAGGATGGGAGGCTTGTCCATGCATGGTAACAAACGGCAAGAATATAGATTTCAACTCAATGGCTTCCCTCCTGAATTATAGCCTTGTCTGTTAATCGTCCTTGACCATTTGTAAAAGCATAATAAATACTTCAGTCAGaatagaaaaatgtacaaatttacAAAGAAGCCTCCCTGAAAAAACTATTACAAGTCCTTGCTGGTAAACGCTGCTTCAATTTTCCtcacataaaagtaaaaagaaaattctccTCGATATGAGACCCATGTAAAGCTATCTCAGCATCGTTGGTGCTCTTGTGAACAACTGTCCTCGTTCGTCATTGTGCTGTTGTCGGTCTGTGTGTTAGCCCTCAAGTGTAAACAAGCAGTTCCCTAAACTGCTACAGCCAAACCTCGGAGCCATCTGGGAGGAAGAAAAATCGCTCCCACTGAAGGATCGCACCGTTGCCTCCACCCGACAGTGGGAGAAGTTTCTGGTAAAAACACTTTCACGTTGCACAGATGTGGACAGAGGGAGCCTGAGTGGGGCGCCGGTGGAGGGCAAAGAGAGGAATGTCTTACTGAGTTGGAGAGCTGCTTTCCGCAAACTACATCACAGTCACACAAGAGAGGTCATGAATGTAAACGTATTGTTGTTGCTGTCGCTGACAAAGTTGATTTGGCACTGCTCCAGTCGGGCGATGTCCCCAATGTCCAGCTCTGATAGTAACTGAGTCGGGTCTGTGTTTGTTGTCAGGACCTTCTGCTTCTCCTTCGCCTCTTtccctttgtttttatttctgctgtcctgttcctcctcttcttcctcttcttcttcctctgtgaTGGAGCAGAGGCGGGTGGTGGTGCCCGGGTTTTCAGCAGGCGGTCTGTAGTGGCACTGCCCATTCAGCAGCCTCCTAAGTGGCATCAGGGGCACCGCTTCCTCgcccagcagctgctgctggcggTGCCGGAAATCGCTCTGACGCTTCAGCCGCTTGAACTCGCTGAAAGCCGAGGTGGCGTTCTGGTAGAGGCTGAGGGCGATAGCTTGGGCTTTCTCTGACTTGCTGACCAGCACGGCGTGACACCGGAGCACCACTGCCATGTTTTTCACCTGGTGCCTGTAGATCCAAGCCAGGATTTTGGGCCGGCATGGGTCGGCTGCGCAGTAGGTGATTCTGTTCAGAGAGTACAGATGGATGGGTTTCTTCTTCCCAGATTTGTCAGCACTCATTCTTATGCCCTGTGACCCCACCGTCAACCTCATCTTGACACTCTGCTCCCCGTAGTTGCTCCTTGCCCAGATCTTGGCCACCGCCTCCTGAGTGCAGCCGTCTCCCTTTGCCGTGATGGTAACCACACTCCCAAGGTAACGCACGTTGTAAACGGGCTCCTCTTTGTTGAGTTCCACCTTCTGCCGTTTGCTGTGAAAGATGCTGCCCACCCAGTCAAAGGGGCAGTCAGGGAGCAAGTCTGGACATGAGcgcagcagagaggagaggatgGAGTGATAGGTCAGCCCTGTTCCCAGACTCTTGGGCTTAGTCTTGGCATCATCCTCCaccaaaacaaacttattcCTTCTCCAGGGTAACATGGTGCAGAAGGAAAAGTAACACCCTCTGCCTGCTTCTTTAAATCTTGTCAGTTcaggcaaaaaaatatttgaacagcGCTGTGGGcgaaagagtaaaaaaaaaaaagcacaaagacaAGCAGCTCTGCGAAGCTCAGAGAAGAGACTGAGCGCTGTGTAGCTCAGGCAGTCTGTTCCTGTTCTCGCTCctcctttctctcctcctcctctctctcctctttagtCTGCATCATGCAGAGCTGACCAGCGCAGGAGTCTTAGACCAGCTCTCAACATCATCTCCCTTTCCATGCTtcattgttttgctttcataCACCTTCCTACCAAAGTGCTTTTTATCTTCTCAGTTCCAAATTGAGGCATCACTAAGCTTTTTACAAATACAAGAATTTATTACAGTTGTATTATATTATTCAAGACTGGTGAAGaaagttttatgttgtttccttgataagtgtattttttaaaatcattttgttatttGACAATTACTTACTTATACGTCTTTTTGTATCAGCAGTATTAGTTTAAAGGCGAGTCCAAAACATTAGATGCAGAACCAGAAGCATCGGCTCATTCAATCATTTAAGCCAAAGCCTGTTAAAAAGTTTATTGGGTCCCTcagcagaatttgatttgggGCTCCTGCTCCCAGTGAAGCAGACCCCCAACCAACTCAGCAAAACTTCTTTTACACTATATTGTCTATGATTGATTGGATCTGCAATATACATCTAACAAAACCATTATTGTTAGAAACAAGTCTAAAACATGTCCAGCAAAATGGAAAGTGATAATATATATGGTGAACAAGCAATAATGTAACATATTAATTAATGTCAGTATTAAAAATGTGACTCAGCAATATAATTACTAAATTATAGTGTAACCACTgcttaatttaattagcaataaattcagtaggaaagttacttttgttctagggtcacacaggaggatgataagcatacaagttttaacaactcaagtttatttttctttccccacaaaaaaataataatccaggtaacactaattaccttaataaaattaaggtataaaacttaaattgtccacccttagataaaaatatcagattaatatatagaaaattgagggtagttttttttttaaaacagtagctttaaagcttatttcaacaaaagaaattacatattcCAGTTAGTCCTTCAATATGAcagttcagtcagtcagttcaGTCAATGTGCACATAAGTTGTccgttatgaaaatgttcatgaacaaatagtttgtggaataaaaaaaaaagatttgggggccccctttttgttcaataagctTATCTGTTGTCCACGCAAAACATCCAGCTCTAGCAGCACCAGGACCTCCGTCTTTCCAGGCTTCAGTCCGagtcacaaagatggcggcggaaCCCTCCTGCTTCTGGAGCTCCACTGGCTCGTTCAGATCTCGGTcgtccaaaaaaaacccaacctgcATGCAGAGCGTTAACCGATCATGCAGGTATACGGAAATCATATAAATCTTTCaattacttctcagtgaaaatcaaattagcgtttaaaataaaccaaaaacgctcagtaataaagaaattacttaatAAACATCACTTCATCATAAACAGTCTCATTTCACAGAGCTATGCTACTTACAGAGCGACACTTTATACTccggttgtttttttttccagttcgaAAAAAACTGGCTAGGTAGCCATTCTGCGCAAGtgagcagctgaaaataaaacaacagactcaGCGGagtacggagccctctaggggacatggggatttttttttcttttgcgttaccacgcaaaacttttgcgttccctcgcaaaacttttgcgttccctcgcaaaacttttgcgttctctcgcaaaaccttttgcgttacctcgcaaaacttttgcgttccctcgcaatactgtactggtcagttatgcagcataattgaacactgtaagcctttcttacggagggtgccgtactttatgcttaatataaggttatgtgaggtttttccatgaatgttagaatctttttgtgaaatatctgaagttttatatctttctttaggatagaaaggcgccacaaacctacgatataaacagaaactttccgtaagtaggaaagaaataaaaatacatcctaatttggactatttctgagttattatcgcgggtaataaatcatctgacagttttgattgcgtctctgttgtgttcgtagtctgaatggtttaaagagctgctttcagtgccgctccatcttcgccttaacagacataaacatgcaggaaaaaatcgattttcaatttgttttttgcaccaaacagtttttattattaacaagtttttattattaaaaacacaacaaagtaatgatggtaaagggccgcactgggttaactcggggaatctcatctgtctgtgtatcaatcaactctaaaccttttctttgttctgtcacaattatcgatttattccgttttgatgatcatgctccaaactttgccaggactgaccgccccgctcacccgcttcctcatacacacaaagccagtatccttcccattcatacctggtgacgtcactcccacgtcgacacactaagtgtcaaagccgcgtgctcctgtcatatcaataattactcatttcattcatatggctcttacagagcctccgtgaaaacttgtttattattattaactgtttggtgcaaaacactgattgaaaatcgatttttttcctgcatgtttatgtctgttaaggctaagatggagaggcactgaaagcagctctttaaaccattcagattacgaacacaacagagacacaatcaaaactgtcagatgatttattacccgtgataataactcagaaatagtccaaattaggatgtatttttatttctttcctacttacggaaagtttctgtttatatcgtaggtttgtggtgcctttctatcctaaagaaagatataaaacttcagatatttcacaaaaagatactaacattcatggaaatacctcacataaccttatattaaagcataaagtacggcgcccaccgtaagaaaggcttgcagtgttcaattatgctgcataactgaccagtacagtattgcgagggaacgcaaaagttttgcgaggtaacgcaaaagtattgcgagggaacgcaaaagttttgcgagggaacgcaaaagtattgcgagggaacgcaaaagttttgcgagggaacgcaaaagtattgcgagggaacgcaaaagttttgcgagggaacgcaaaagtattgcgaggtaacgcaaaagtattgcgagggaacgcaaaagaaaaaaaaatccccatgtcccctagggggctccgtagcGGAgaactctcagaacagaatgtatattatccagttcaaaataaacagatttctttcataTCACAGCAGCACTTATGCGTAGTAACTTCTCtacttctgctgaaatgtgcatagtctgccatttttttttcttctttactcttcttctcgtaccgacacaggagaaatgtgggtctagtgccctctacaggacattctaagaactaacaaacaaacacattaaaaatactgtacagACAGATCAGCATAGTTTATGGGGGTTACATCAGATTCAGAGTTTAAATGCTAACAGTTATAGTTCATATTTTTCGGAGCCAAAGAATAGCTGATATTTCCTTTTGGTAGCAGCCACTTTGCACCGTCAATACA
It encodes:
- the fam43b gene encoding protein FAM43B; protein product: MLPWRRNKFVLVEDDAKTKPKSLGTGLTYHSILSSLLRSCPDLLPDCPFDWVGSIFHSKRQKVELNKEEPVYNVRYLGSVVTITAKGDGCTQEAVAKIWARSNYGEQSVKMRLTVGSQGIRMSADKSGKKKPIHLYSLNRITYCAADPCRPKILAWIYRHQVKNMAVVLRCHAVLVSKSEKAQAIALSLYQNATSAFSEFKRLKRQSDFRHRQQQLLGEEAVPLMPLRRLLNGQCHYRPPAENPGTTTRLCSITEEEEEEEEEEQDSRNKNKGKEAKEKQKVLTTNTDPTQLLSELDIGDIARLEQCQINFVSDSNNNTFTFMTSLV